In Aethina tumida isolate Nest 87 chromosome 2, icAetTumi1.1, whole genome shotgun sequence, the DNA window ttcagGAATGAATAAGAAAATACTTCTTTGTATAATCAGCTCTAGTTTCCTGTTAAATCTTTTCCTTAGGTCCATATTACCTTCTGTCTCCTAAATAGTGTTGATGTTGAAACTTTGAAtactgaaaaactgaaaactgaTAAATGTAGCTTCTCAAAAACTACATTTAAAAGACCAATTCTAATTATCATATTGTTTTCTGGATCTAAAAATTACCCAGAAACAGATGAAAGTAGATATTAATGTGTATTATAACTAAGCTTTTTCTCTTCTtaagtttcattttaaaaatacataataaataatacatatcaatgcaaaatatgttttcctaaagtttataattacctaattttttattaataatatgtgcACCCACCAGTTCCCTGAAAAGTCCGTGTTTCAACCCTCCCCACCCCATTGTTTCAAAACTCATAAAAACGCAAATGAACGTTTTCAGCACATTTCaccattgtaattttttttttcacaaagaAATCGAAATAAAAGGAgccatacaattttttaatttaacaaatgcgTGTTTCGGCCCGCGGATCATtaaacttcaataaaattccaatttaattatttttcacttGAACGTTCGGCGTCCaataaattcgaaaattatCCGTCCctccaaacaaaaaaaaaaaaaggaaaagacATGAAAGTGTAGGCGACGATTGTgccgattttaataatacccgGTAATTTCCTGCAATTACAACGACAAAATCTGTTTATTAACAACCGAATGGGCAGGTGCGGCCCCGCGCCGGATCCGGACTTTGATTCATCTCGGCGCAAAGGAGAAGATATTATTCGCCGTCATTCTTTGTTCCCGTGCCCTTATTGTTTCACTCACGGCTTCGCCGTCGCAACAAAAGTCACAATGGTTTCTTTTCCGATTTAACTCGCAGCTACTTCCACGTCCGTTTATTAAAGATCAAAGGATGCTGTGAGATACCACGTATGTGTGTGTGCTTAATAAAACTCCAACGGTTACTCATCAACTTTCTTTAAATGCCACtaatttcagtaataaaaGATCTGAGGTAGGGTATGCTGGTGTAAACTCCGGGGTAGCCTTCAACGGCACAGCCGTGCCCCCAGGACACCACGCCCATTAATGTTCCATCTACGACGAAAGGGCCGCCGGAATCGCCTTGGCACGCATCCTTGTTTTCTTTGGATAAGGCGCAAAACATCCTAGTTGTGATACCAGCTTCGCCGAAAACTTGGCGGCAAGCTGCAATATCTATAATTGGTACCTCCACAACCATGAGCGTGTCCGAACGAGACCCCGTTTCAGATATTTTACCCCAACCAGTTACAGCACCATAGGAACCAACCTTTAATGCTGCGTGTGGTAATGGTAGAGTAACTGGTGAGGCATTTTGGGCTTCAATGTTTCCTTCCAGTTCCAAAACTGATATGTCATAATCCTGCGTTTTGCTGTCGTACAAGGGGTGTTCATTGGcctttaatactttaatatctTGACCCCCATCCTCCAAATGTGACGTGCCAACCCTTATTGTTAGCCTTTGAGGATTGATGCTAAAATTTGACTGATGATATAAGTAACTCTGGGGAATGTGGTGCAACTTACTCTTTAGTACAATGAGCTGCTGTTACCACCCACTTAGAGCCAATGATGACTGCTCCACAACGATGATACCCATTAAATTCTAGGGAGGCTTGGTAAGGGTAATTTTTGATGTCAGCATCAATTCCATTGACGATTCTACTTTTCAGTGTCATGTCTACATCTCCCTTTGCCACCtctataaaaaaacaacttttatttaaagaattagatGAATTTTACTTACTTAAGACAAGATATATTAGTAACAGCCAAtacatattattgtaatatgtgtaaaactaactaactaactaacaaatttaaaaattatcaattccaatttaattttctagtgTATTGTACTTTATGACAgcaataaacttattttttaaattagaattgattattttaattttttattaaccattTGAGTgacctaaaaatttaattaattgaaaaatctaatgttGTCCTAATAAATCTCTTaccagtaataattattagatttggAAATcttcacaaatttattttatggagttTCTTAAAGTAAAACTAATCAGTTTTGCATTACGTGACTGcaattacaataaatcaatattgtttatagattaaaactgacctttttatttttaaacaatcgtTAAACTTAATGGTTTATGATTTTCCATTGCCAACACAATAGaaggaaattattataaatatttaatttattggataaaaatcataattcacaaaacttatttataaagtttataccAAATTGTAGTATATGAATATCAGAGTTTATAAGACGAAACCAACAGATATATTTATCTCCCTCCCTGACATCTCTCAACGAACTTGACACGCCATCCAAACGAGggacaatatattaattaataagaaagaTTAATCTCTTAACCGAGATTACAGATGTAACGAAGCAGAGCGTCTATTAAAACTCAATTACAGAAAGGGTCTTAGCCCGGTTAAAAATACCCAAAACTTTTTGATTGATACTCCTAACCGTGCGCCCCGGGGCTCTGTGAAAGACGCAAAACTTTCGGTCGGCACGCCACTTAATAATCGACACTGTGAGGCAGCCGAGTGGAGAAACAAAGTAATAACGTGTTACGGCATTAACTGCATGTATATTAGTAAATATCTTTGGGGCGCGCGGCGAATTCCGGCGATTAATGGCCCAATATCGAGGGCCCGGGGTTGCGAGTGTGTGTGGCGatgtattaatgttattattttaactaacgTTCTCTTTTAAAGTCGGGCCTTGGGTCGTTTTTATAGTCACGATGACAGAGTGTTGTTTAGGCATTTATTGTCTTCAGGAACACGTTCCACTGAATATTAATGATGGCTCAATTAATTTCGTTCCTTGATGGGTGTTTTTCTGTTTGTACATGGTAATTTGGTAATTGAAACGTATGCTCCAACTGTCAGTTCTCGAAATACTCATTATTCTTACGTTTCATATAAAATGGGCTgaataatttgtgttttaacaCACAGGTGTAatttatggtttatttttaatctgtgATTTACAAACAACGACAAATTGGACAAGAAAGCTAAGATTAATtgaatggaaaaataaattaattaattgactttttaataaatgaaaaaagggtacataaataaataaaatactgacTTTAcactgtattaaataaaattccacaaataaatgtatcagcaattttatatttaaatattttaccattctagaattataataatataacaaatttaataattttatgatccaataattcaatatttcaacaattttaaacttactgaaattttaataacatgcaTTGTGAAAGCTTATGCATTTTTATTCGCATGTCACATACCCATCAATATTCTGAATGGGAGAGTGGaacgaaattttgttttatttataatatttattaccatttcgataaaactatataaaaacaaatacactaaatcatttacaatttattctcTATTGTTGGAGTAAGTTGATATTCTGTgtcagttaaattaatatcctgctaaaaaaataaaatgtaaactttaatcaaaattcaaataagcCTCTTCTAATCATAATAAACCTtcgttaatatttctttaacaatGCGTTTAACCAAATCActgtataaacaatatttgctTCCTTGGAATTAATGTACACCATTCTTTCGGAGCCATACCATCAGTACCTAGCagataattacataatttaaatgagtcTTCCTTAATTTGTTCTGTCCCAAGTAGTTACAATCCTAATGGAATTTATTGATAGAAATCTAGTACTTGTAGTAAATCTCTGTCTGAACTctgataaaacaaaataaaaaacaaattacagcaactactttaatataataacaataacaacccAACAATGTACctaaatgtctaaattaatattattcatgttTTGGTTCTATCTGAATTCCAGAAATTTTAGCAAAGTCAGAGATAAAAGCAGCTACATTGGTAAATACACCAGGATAATTTGGTCTTGCACATCCATATCCCCAGGAAACAAGACCAATTAACACTTTGTTAACAACCAAAGGACTACCAGAGTCTCCGTGGCATACTCCTTTACCTCCTTCTATTATTCCAGCACATACCATTCTTTCTGTGAACGGAGGACAGCCATAAGCCCTACAACATACTTGTGGAGACAGAATTGGAAAAGGATATAAAACTTGAAGTTGAGAGGATAGGGATCCTCCTTCAATTGTTCTACCCCAGCCAGTTACAACTCCATTGGAACCTGGAAAAATTGGGGTATTTGGGTTGGGCAAAGTTACGGGTCTAGCACAAGGAACCTTAATTTCACCATCAAGTTCTGTAAGGCCTATATCGTAATCCAACCCCGAAACATTGTACATAAGATGTATATacgtttttcttatattaattaattggccACCAAAAGCCCAATACGAACTACCAACCCTGACTTTTAAATCTCTGACGTCaaatctaaaatatgtttttcagttagtaaagaatttaaatatattgttaccACTAACCTCACGAGACAACGGGCAGTAGTAATAACCCATTTAGGTCCTATTATAACTCCTCCACAAATATGTCTTCCCAAGTATTGAACAGAAGCTTGATATGGATAATCACAAATACTGGCATTTCTACCACCAACAATTCTATGATCAAGTAATTCAATAGCTCCTGGCTCCTCCTCGGTGGCCActgacataaaatattcaatcatTCAAATTGATAAGTTGAAAAGTACTTACCAAAACCAAGAGTTACAACAAGAATCAGCAGTAATAAATTCATCTCGAAACTATACCCAAGTATATGCTGGTAAGATACTTatatagtaactaattatcatttaattaaaactttaaaactactatgattaa includes these proteins:
- the LOC109596437 gene encoding trypsin-1-like encodes the protein MYWLLLIYLVLKVAKGDVDMTLKSRIVNGIDADIKNYPYQASLEFNGYHRCGAVIIGSKWVVTAAHCTKDINPQRLTIRVGTSHLEDGGQDIKVLKANEHPLYDSKTQDYDISVLELEGNIEAQNASPVTLPLPHAALKVGSYGAVTGWGKISETGSRSDTLMVVEVPIIDIAACRQVFGEAGITTRMFCALSKENKDACQGDSGGPFVVDGTLMGVVSWGHGCAVEGYPGVYTSIPYLRSFITEISGI
- the LOC109596436 gene encoding trypsin-2-like; amino-acid sequence: MNLLLLILVVTLGFVATEEEPGAIELLDHRIVGGRNASICDYPYQASVQYLGRHICGGVIIGPKWVITTARCLVRFDVRDLKVRVGSSYWAFGGQLINIRKTYIHLMYNVSGLDYDIGLTELDGEIKVPCARPVTLPNPNTPIFPGSNGVVTGWGRTIEGGSLSSQLQVLYPFPILSPQVCCRAYGCPPFTERMVCAGIIEGGKGVCHGDSGSPLVVNKVLIGLVSWGYGCARPNYPGVFTNVAAFISDFAKISGIQIEPKHE